The Pyramidobacter piscolens W5455 DNA segment GCTGCGCGATCGTCGCATTTCCGCCGACGGGAGCGTATATCTTTCGGGAAGGGGTTTTTTTCCATGGAATTCGATCCGGAAACTATGAAAATTCACATTTGCAAAAAGTGCAAGGGGTTGGGCTTCGGCATCGATCTGAAAGGCAACCGTTTCAACTGCTCAGAGTGCAACGGCACGGGGCGCATTCTCGTCAAGACGCTCAAGGAGGAGTTCACGCTCGACAGCCTGAGCGAAAATCTTTCCTTCGACAAGGAAACGATGAAAGTCCGCGTCTGCAAATCCTGCGGCGGCCTGGGCAGCATCGATTACGGCGTCGAAGAGCGCGAATGCGAGGACTGCCACGGCACGGGACGGATCATCGAACAGAAAATCCTCACCGAATACCAGCTGCATCACGTCGACGGGATCGTCGCCTCCAAAGAGGACGCATGAACGTTTGGGGCGCCGTTTTGCTTTCAACGGCGAAAAAAATGCGAAAGACGGCGCCTCAAACCGCTAAAAACAGCTTGCTTTGTTCACAAGCTGTGCTATACTTTTCGTAATGATAAAGTCTACCTGCGGTGTTCGTGATCTTGGCTTTCGTCTTGAGCCAACACCTGTCGTCCGGTGAAGAGAAGCCGCGGCCGTCGTGGCGGTCGGGCAATCTTCCATTTCTAGCGGAACGGGTCAAGACTGCCGCGACACGGCACTGTGGGCCCAGTTTATCGAAAAGAGAGAACTCTCAGGGGGTTCCCTCTTTTTTTATATTCAGCGCCAACGGCGTATGAAAAATTTCGATACAAACAGGAAGTGAGACAATGGGTTCTCCCTATATCCATCTCGATCAGATCCGCGGGGTCATTCTCGACTGGGACGGCGTCATTGCCGAGAGCAGGCTCGATTTTACCCCGATCCGGGAAAAATATTTCGGCGGACGGCGCGTGCCTCTGCTGGAGGCGGCGGCGGAGATGCAAGAACCTCTCAAAACGGAGCTCATGAACGCCATCAGAGACGAAGAGATGCGAGGCGCCGCGCGTTCCGCCGCGGTCGCCGGCGCTTTCGATTTCATCAGCCTGCTCGACGGACGCCGCATCCCATGGTGCGTATTGTCGCGAAACTGCCGCGAATCCATCGAACGTGCCGCTCAAAGCATCGGTTTCACGCTGCCGCCGCAGACTTTCGGGCGCGAAGCCCGCTACGTCAAGCCGGACCCGCGAGCGCTGACCGATGCGGCTCAGTCCATCGGCGTGCCGGCTTCTCAGTGCCTCGTCGTCGGCGATTACCTTTACGAACTGCTCGGCGCGCGGCGCGCCGGGATGCGCTGCGTTCTCGTGAACAACTGTTCCGACCGTGAATGCGCCGCGCTGGCCGACGCCGTTTTCCCCACGATGCGCGGCCTTGCCGGCAGTTTCCTTGACGGAGGGACGCTCGTCCCCTGGGAGTATCACGACTTTGCGCGGCGCTGCGGCCGGCAAAAACTGGAAAGGATGCACGAACAGACCGTCAATGTCGATACGCCGCTGTCGTTTCAAACCCTCGGCAAGCTCGGCGAATTGGCCGCCTCGGGGCTCGGCCGATTGTCGGCGGGCGCCGCGCGCAAATTGGGGGCGCAAGAGCTGCGGGAGCAGGTTTTGTTTTCCCCTTCCTGGCTGGAAATGCCCGCGGCGCGGGTATTGAGGTCCGTATTCGCCGCCCGCTATCCGCTGCTGCATATCGACAGAGGCGAAGCTGGGCGCCCGCTCTCCTCCATCGGCAGCGTCGAAGATTTTGCAGAGGAAATTTCCCCTCGAGAGTAGACATGACCGTTTTCCGCCCGAACGGAGCCTTCTCGCGCGCTTCGCGCCGCCGGAACGAAAAAACGCAAAAAGCGGGAAGTTTCGGCACGTTCCGTGCGCGGCCGCAAACTTCCCGCTTTTATTGATCCTGCTTCTCATCGTGTGAACGGCACCAGTCCCTCAGGAGCGCCAGCGTTTCGCGCCAGGCCATCGAGGTCAGCTCCAGCCCCCGGCAGGTCGGCACGAAGTTCACCGGATGCCAGGGCGCGTCCCGCACGAGGCTGGGCGCAGGCGAAGGGACGACCTCGAAATCAGGCATAAATTTTTTCGCCCAGCGCCAAGCCCGCGCCATATGAAAACGGTCCGTCACGAGAAAGACCTGCGGGCGTGAACGCTCGTCGGAATACAGCCTTCTCAAAAGAACGGCGCTTTCGCGCAGATTGCCCTCGGTATTCAAAGAGCGAGTTTCCAGAAGCACCTTTTCCCGAGGCAGCGACGCCCGCAGCCAACGGGCCATCAACGGCGACTC contains these protein-coding regions:
- a CDS encoding HAD family hydrolase, with the protein product MGSPYIHLDQIRGVILDWDGVIAESRLDFTPIREKYFGGRRVPLLEAAAEMQEPLKTELMNAIRDEEMRGAARSAAVAGAFDFISLLDGRRIPWCVLSRNCRESIERAAQSIGFTLPPQTFGREARYVKPDPRALTDAAQSIGVPASQCLVVGDYLYELLGARRAGMRCVLVNNCSDRECAALADAVFPTMRGLAGSFLDGGTLVPWEYHDFARRCGRQKLERMHEQTVNVDTPLSFQTLGKLGELAASGLGRLSAGAARKLGAQELREQVLFSPSWLEMPAARVLRSVFAARYPLLHIDRGEAGRPLSSIGSVEDFAEEISPRE
- a CDS encoding YdcF family protein; this translates as MSQWSFFQSTLIIALLSPLGLFLAASFFLLVIPAGKWPPKRRLLLGLLTLLFAFSCTDFCGKKMLAFLEALTPEARGERRGRPAVVLVLGGGAVAEGQTYQPSVSSQRRLRKAREILSCCGDGKLLLSGIESPLMARWLRASLPREKVLLETRSLNTEGNLRESAVLLRRLYSDERSRPQVFLVTDRFHMARAWRWAKKFMPDFEVVPSPAPSLVRDAPWHPVNFVPTCRGLELTSMAWRETLALLRDWCRSHDEKQDQ
- a CDS encoding molecular chaperone DnaJ, producing the protein MEFDPETMKIHICKKCKGLGFGIDLKGNRFNCSECNGTGRILVKTLKEEFTLDSLSENLSFDKETMKVRVCKSCGGLGSIDYGVEERECEDCHGTGRIIEQKILTEYQLHHVDGIVASKEDA